In Triticum aestivum cultivar Chinese Spring chromosome 5B, IWGSC CS RefSeq v2.1, whole genome shotgun sequence, the following proteins share a genomic window:
- the LOC123115083 gene encoding protein FAR1-RELATED SEQUENCE 5-like, translated as MIALDDRFAFCAQVDDDNRLKSLMWTSGRSRSLYNHFGDAITFDTTYGTNIYKMPFGMFVGVSNHFESVIFAGVFLTNEKEENFRWAFKQFVAMMGGKPPITILTDQARAIGNAVIQELPNAEHRWCKWHVLKRAHELLGAVYSKHKTFADDFHKLVNHMLTIKEFEDAWQFVTEKYGLQEHPFMTRAYECRHKWAKPYFSKVFCARMCSTQRSECANFMLKIHIVCNSSINAFITQYTKLIDDRESCDADAERKNKQKIIKVHFGYPMEKHASVIYTAKVYNLFKKELIKSTSYLVLPSLEEHTFVVKHVQVEARESWSKVIYKIKVDESIGYYTCECGLYEHFGVLCSHVLAENNEVVESCVQIVDTARNISIPASSILAPAIMKRNGRPSNKRYMSSMEANIKKKRTGKKPDPKNKQAGGVMGVVQSSCIV; from the exons ATGATTGCACTGGACGATAGATTTGCTTTTTGTGCTCAGGTGGATGATGACAACAGGCTAAAATCACTAATGTGGACTAGTGGAAGGAGTAGATCATTATATAATCACTTTGGAGATGCAATAACTTTTGACACTACGTATGGAACAAATATCTACAAAATGCCATTTGGTATGTTTGTAGGGGTTAGTAACCACTTTGAGAGTGTAATCTTTGCTGGAGTGTTCTTGACTAATGAGAAGGAAGAGAATTTCCGTTGGGCTTTTAAGCAATTTGTTGCTATGATGGGTGGAAAACCACCAATTACAATTCTTACAG ATCAGGCTAGAGCCATTGGAAATGCAGTCATTCAAGAGCTTCCTAATGCAGAACATAGATGGTGCAAATGGCACGTTCTGAAGAGGGCTCATGAACTTCTGGGAGCTGTTTACAGCAAGCATAAAACATTTGCCGATGATTTCCATAAGCTAGTCAACCACATGCTAACTATAAAGGAGTTTGAAGATGCATGGCAATTTGTTACGGAAAAGTATGGTTTACAGGAGCATCCTTTCATGACTAGAGCCTACGAGTGTAGGCACAAATGGGCAAAACCATACTTTAGTAAAGTATTTTGTGCTAGAATGTGTAGCACTCAACGTAGTGAATGTGCAAACTTTATGCTGAAGATACATATTGTATGTAATTCTTCAATAAATGCATTCATTACACAGTACACAAAGCTTATAGACGATCGTGAGAGTTGTGATGCAGATGCTGAAAGGAAAAACAAACAG AAAATAATAAAGGTCCATTTTGGATATCCAATGGAGAAGCATGCTTCAGTTATATATACAGCAAAGGTTTATAATCTATTCAAGAAGGAGCTCATTAAGTCTACATCATACCTTGTGCTTCCTAGTCTGGAGGAACATACATTTGTTGTGAAGCATGTCCAGGTGGAGGCTAGGGAATCATGGTCTAAAGTAATTTACAAAATCAAAGTAGATGAGTCAATTGGATATTACACATGTGAATGTGGACTTTACGAACATTTTGGTGTTCTGTGTAGCCACGTCCTTGCG GAAAACAATGAAGTTGTTGAATCATGTGTTCAAATAGTTGATACCGCAAGAAACATTTCAATTCCTGCTTCTTCAATTCTTGCACCTGCTATAATGAAGAGGAATGGTAGACCATCCAATAAAAGGTACATGTCTAGCATGGAAGCTAACATCAAGAAGAAGAGAACTGGGAAAAAACCAGACCCAAAGAACAAACAAGCTGGTGGTGTGATGGGTGTTGTCCAGTCAAG TTGTATAGTATGA